The Ictidomys tridecemlineatus isolate mIctTri1 chromosome 6, mIctTri1.hap1, whole genome shotgun sequence genome includes a region encoding these proteins:
- the Mchr1 gene encoding melanin-concentrating hormone receptor 1 has product MDLHALLLPTGPNASNASEGPDNLTSAVSPPRVGRVSYINIIMPSVFGTICLLGIVGNSTVIFAVVKKSKLHWCSNVPDIFIINLSVVDLLFLLGMPFMIHQLMGNGVWHFGETMCTLITAMDANSQFTSTYILTAMAIDRYLATVHPISSTKFRKPSVATLVICLLWALSFISITPVWLYARLIPFPGGAVGCGIRLPNPDTDLYWFTLYQFFLAFALPFVVITAAYVRILQRMTSSVAPASQRSIRLRTKRVTRTAIAICLVFFVCWAPYYVLQLTQLSISRPTLTFVYLYNAAISLGYANSCLNPFVYIVLCETFRKRLVLSVKPAAQGQLRTVSNAQTADEERTESKGT; this is encoded by the exons ATGGACCTGCACGCCTTGTTGCTGCCCACTGGCCCCAATGCCAGCAATGCTTCCGAGGGCCCTGACAACCTCACCTCTGCCG TGTCACCTCCTCGCGTGGGGAGGGTCTCCTACATCAACATCATCATGCCTTCAGTGTTCGGCACCATCTGCCTCCTGGGCATCGTGGGGAACTCCACGGTCATCTTTGCAGTGGTGAAGAAGTCCAAGCTGCACTGGTGCAGCAACGTCCCCGATATCTTCATTATCAACCTCTCCGTGGTGGatctcctctttctcctgggcATGCCCTTCATGATCCACCAGCTCATGGGCAATGGCGTCTGGCACTTTGGGGAGACCATGTGCACCCTCATCACAGCCATGGACGCCAACAGTCAGTTCACCAGCACCTATATCCTGACCGCCATGGCCATTGACCGCTACCTGGCCACGGTCCACCCCATCTCTTCTACCAAGTTCCGGAAGCCCTCAGTGGCTACCCTGGTGATCTGCCTCCTGTGGGCCCTCTCTTTCATCAGTATCACCCCGGTGTGGCTCTACGCCAGGCTCATCCCCTTCCCCGGGGGTGCTGTGGGCTGTGGCATCCGTCTGCCCAACCCAGACACTGACCTCTACTGGTTCACGCTCTACCAGTTTTTCTTGGCCTTTGCCCTGCCCTTTGTGGTCATCACCGCTGCCTATGTGAGGATCCTGCAGCGCATGACCTCTTCGGTGGCCCCTGCCTCTCAACGCAGTATCCGGCTGCGGACAAAGAGGGTGACCCGCACAGCCATCGCCATCTGCCTGGTTTTCTTTGTGTGCTGGGCGCCCTACTATGTGCTGCAGCTGACCCAGTTGTCCATCAGCCGCCCAACTCTCACCTTTGTCTACCTGTACAACGCGGCCATCAGCTTGGGCTACGCCAACAGCTGCCTCAACCCCTTTGTGTACATTGTGCTCTGCGAGACATTTCGCAAGCGCCTGGTCCTGTCGGTGAAGCCTGCTGCCCAGGGGCAGCTTCGCACGGTCAGCAATGCTCAGACAGCTGACGAGGAGAGGACCGAAAGCAAAGGCACCTGA